A portion of the Cyanobium sp. PCC 7001 genome contains these proteins:
- a CDS encoding photosystem II reaction center protein K, whose amino-acid sequence MPHLPSQTLAQLPEAYQAFGPLVDILPIIPFFFLLLAFVWQASVGFR is encoded by the coding sequence ATGCCCCACCTGCCGTCGCAGACCCTGGCCCAGCTGCCCGAGGCCTACCAGGCCTTCGGTCCCCTGGTGGACATCCTGCCGATCATCCCCTTCTTCTTCCTGCTGCTGGCCTTCGTGTGGCAGGCCTCGGTGGGCTTCCGCTGA
- a CDS encoding WecB/TagA/CpsF family glycosyltransferase → MASKATEARPLGPRTEVLSVPIDVCPDVREAALALHARGGGQIVTLNAEMTMAALDNPALGQAIAAADLVIPDGAGVVWALGRQGFRVRRSPGIELAHSLLVHGARVGWRVALVGAAPEVMARLQERLRQQLPELQLVRAIHGFQPAEAWPALEAELLATAPDLVLVALGVPRQELWIQQLAGRRTGLWMGVGGSFDVWAGVKKRAPRWMGALQIEWLYRLIQEPSRWRRMLALPAFAWRVLREG, encoded by the coding sequence ATGGCATCGAAGGCCACCGAAGCCAGGCCCCTCGGGCCGCGCACCGAGGTGCTCTCGGTGCCGATCGATGTCTGTCCGGATGTGCGGGAGGCGGCCCTGGCCCTGCACGCCAGGGGTGGCGGTCAGATCGTGACCCTCAATGCCGAGATGACGATGGCGGCCCTGGACAACCCGGCCCTGGGCCAGGCGATCGCGGCCGCCGATCTGGTGATTCCCGACGGGGCCGGCGTGGTGTGGGCCCTGGGCCGCCAGGGCTTCCGGGTGCGCCGCAGCCCGGGGATCGAGCTGGCCCACAGCCTGCTGGTGCACGGGGCCCGGGTGGGCTGGCGGGTGGCGCTGGTGGGGGCGGCGCCGGAGGTGATGGCCCGGCTGCAGGAGCGGCTGCGGCAGCAACTGCCCGAGCTCCAGCTGGTGCGGGCCATCCATGGCTTCCAGCCTGCGGAGGCCTGGCCCGCCCTCGAGGCCGAGCTGCTGGCGACGGCTCCAGACCTGGTGCTGGTGGCGCTGGGGGTCCCCCGTCAGGAGCTGTGGATCCAGCAGCTCGCAGGGCGCCGCACTGGCCTGTGGATGGGGGTGGGGGGCAGCTTCGACGTGTGGGCCGGCGTCAAAAAAAGGGCCCCCCGCTGGATGGGAGCCCTGCAGATCGAATGGTTGTACCGGCTGATTCAGGAACCGAGCCGCTGGCGCCGGATGCTGGCGCTGCCGGCCTTCGCCTGGCGCGTGCTGAGGGAAGGCTGA
- a CDS encoding glycoside hydrolase family 15 protein — MAPTPGSPVLVADQAATTLLAELDQQVSQVVLDRQDPITGLLPASTANTVHGNYGDAWVRDGVYSIQCVWGLALAYRRQFGACRRAFELEQRVLQLMRGLMNAMLRQAAKVERFKHSLDRGDALHAKYDTATGAPVVPDDGWGHLQLDATAVFLLQLAQLTRSGLVVVRSAHERDFVQNLVYYVARAYRVADYGIWERGDKGNHGLPERNASSIGMVKAALEALEDLDLFGPHGDGSCCLVIPHDAIVRLRRALQGLLPRESASKEVDAACLSVIGYPAWAVEDRELAERTRNKIRAELGGAYGYKRFRRDGHQTVVEDHTRLHYEREELAQFEHIECEWPLFWAYELVTACCQERWQEARQWRGRLASVSVVQDGVPLLPELYLVPPEAVERERRQPGSQPRQPNDNVPLLWTQSLTWLGDLLLAGLITPADLDPSGRRLPPPPRAERVLVGLVPGSAAVAEALRTAGLPTSGSLGGSAPEEAASGPIVIQGSEALAQRLAQVGANRRLGLTGHPPVRMETLATARLYRCPQPGGGEELLAFVPSVLEEGTFYLADDAELQVDTVQAELRMLQRQWRGSGSPLLLIPVAEAAFQSDPAPFLSLGAQLLAGEVGGVPVALASLDQLAGQAHWVTLPALAAADQPDAPRSTVPLQASSRQAPLSAAEEQELERDDLSIAELADRLWQSTSLEEQAEVLEQLVRRLGSEALLQGPGQEQPVPLRRLLEEVYHRALGEADWDVVRRTAGWLALVHPQLEDALTDLLVRQRQVVVGRNYTTESLLTEPQGSAAIAAMIRRFSGEDSREWMLQQELLLALDGLARHEPRLLSGSLTLQVGQLLLLLTSELAAEADLTPSEAFEALCAQPPHAIRRRLQALMADVEHAKDSLKRKEQLHVSGRVHWSVPPPLEDLPSGESWLQHRVRLGALGQVPRDFYAGVWELLHHCRGIVIGDKLERRNRLASAPLLSEKTPGEKNFAALVEHLLSKIEAPEYRQLCTETLVTLMAFVGANPQVRFEDDLALDVVIGHAVRVGWQLCHPQIPPEAYTLHKAAAWEAFYNASPAACRRWQLEALRQLTLEED; from the coding sequence ATGGCTCCAACGCCAGGCAGCCCGGTGCTGGTGGCCGACCAGGCCGCCACCACGCTGCTGGCTGAGCTCGACCAGCAGGTCAGCCAGGTGGTGCTGGACCGCCAGGATCCGATCACCGGGCTGCTGCCGGCCAGCACGGCCAACACGGTGCACGGCAACTACGGCGATGCCTGGGTGCGCGACGGGGTGTACTCGATCCAGTGCGTGTGGGGGCTGGCCCTGGCCTACCGGCGCCAGTTCGGTGCCTGCCGCCGTGCCTTCGAGCTGGAGCAACGCGTGCTGCAGCTCATGCGGGGGCTGATGAACGCGATGCTGCGGCAGGCGGCGAAGGTGGAGCGGTTCAAGCACAGCCTGGACCGGGGCGACGCCCTGCACGCCAAGTACGACACCGCCACCGGCGCCCCGGTGGTGCCGGACGACGGCTGGGGCCACCTGCAGCTCGATGCCACGGCGGTGTTCCTGCTGCAGCTGGCCCAGCTCACCCGCTCCGGACTGGTGGTGGTGCGCAGCGCCCACGAGCGGGACTTCGTGCAGAACCTCGTGTACTACGTGGCCCGGGCCTACCGGGTGGCCGACTACGGCATCTGGGAGCGGGGGGACAAGGGCAACCACGGCCTGCCGGAACGGAATGCCAGCTCCATCGGCATGGTGAAGGCGGCGCTCGAGGCCCTGGAGGACCTGGATCTGTTCGGCCCCCACGGGGACGGCAGCTGCTGCCTGGTGATCCCCCACGACGCCATCGTGCGGCTGCGACGGGCGCTGCAGGGGCTGCTGCCGCGTGAATCCGCCAGCAAGGAGGTGGATGCGGCCTGCCTTTCGGTGATCGGCTATCCGGCCTGGGCCGTGGAGGACCGGGAGCTGGCGGAGCGCACCCGCAACAAGATCCGGGCCGAGCTGGGCGGCGCCTACGGCTACAAGCGCTTCCGCCGCGATGGCCACCAGACCGTGGTGGAGGACCACACCCGCCTGCACTACGAGCGGGAGGAGCTGGCCCAGTTCGAGCACATCGAGTGTGAATGGCCCCTGTTCTGGGCCTATGAGCTGGTGACGGCCTGCTGCCAGGAACGCTGGCAGGAAGCACGGCAGTGGCGCGGCCGGCTGGCCAGCGTGAGCGTGGTGCAGGACGGCGTTCCCCTGCTCCCGGAGCTCTATCTGGTGCCGCCCGAGGCGGTGGAGCGGGAACGGCGCCAGCCCGGCAGCCAGCCGCGCCAGCCCAACGACAACGTGCCGCTGCTGTGGACCCAGAGCCTCACCTGGCTCGGCGATCTGCTGCTGGCGGGACTGATCACCCCCGCCGACCTCGACCCCAGTGGCCGCCGGCTGCCGCCGCCGCCCCGGGCCGAGCGGGTGCTGGTGGGGCTGGTGCCAGGCAGCGCGGCCGTGGCCGAGGCCCTGCGCACCGCGGGCCTGCCCACGAGCGGCAGCCTGGGTGGCTCGGCCCCTGAGGAAGCGGCCAGCGGCCCGATCGTGATCCAGGGATCCGAGGCGCTGGCCCAGCGGCTGGCCCAGGTGGGGGCGAACCGGCGCCTCGGCCTCACCGGCCATCCACCGGTGCGGATGGAAACCCTGGCCACGGCGCGCCTCTACCGCTGTCCGCAGCCCGGAGGGGGGGAAGAGCTGCTCGCCTTCGTGCCGTCCGTGCTGGAGGAGGGCACGTTCTATCTGGCCGATGACGCCGAGCTGCAGGTGGACACCGTGCAGGCGGAACTGCGCATGCTGCAGCGCCAGTGGCGCGGCAGCGGATCGCCCCTGCTGCTGATCCCCGTGGCGGAGGCGGCCTTCCAGAGCGATCCCGCGCCGTTTCTGAGCCTGGGGGCCCAGCTGCTGGCTGGCGAGGTGGGCGGAGTGCCCGTGGCGCTGGCCAGCCTCGACCAGCTGGCCGGCCAGGCCCACTGGGTCACCCTGCCGGCCCTGGCCGCAGCGGACCAGCCGGACGCGCCTCGCTCGACCGTGCCGCTGCAGGCCAGCAGCCGCCAGGCCCCGCTCTCCGCCGCCGAGGAGCAGGAGCTGGAGCGCGATGACCTCAGCATCGCCGAACTGGCGGACCGGCTCTGGCAGAGCACCTCGTTGGAGGAGCAGGCCGAGGTGCTGGAGCAGCTGGTGCGGCGTCTCGGTTCCGAAGCCCTGCTGCAGGGCCCGGGTCAGGAGCAGCCGGTGCCGTTGCGCCGCCTGCTCGAGGAGGTGTACCACCGGGCCCTCGGCGAGGCCGACTGGGATGTGGTGCGCCGTACGGCGGGCTGGCTCGCGCTGGTGCATCCCCAGCTGGAGGATGCCCTCACCGACCTGCTCGTGCGCCAGCGCCAGGTGGTGGTGGGCCGCAACTACACCACCGAATCCCTGCTCACCGAACCCCAGGGGAGTGCCGCGATCGCGGCCATGATCCGCCGCTTCAGCGGCGAGGACAGCCGCGAATGGATGCTGCAGCAGGAGCTGCTGCTGGCGCTCGATGGCCTGGCACGCCACGAGCCGAGGCTGCTCAGCGGCAGCCTCACCCTGCAGGTGGGCCAGCTGCTGCTGCTGCTCACCAGCGAGCTGGCCGCCGAGGCCGACCTCACCCCGAGCGAGGCGTTCGAAGCCCTCTGCGCCCAGCCGCCCCACGCCATCCGCCGGCGGCTGCAGGCCCTGATGGCCGATGTGGAGCACGCCAAGGACTCCCTCAAGCGCAAGGAGCAGCTGCACGTGAGTGGACGGGTGCACTGGAGCGTGCCGCCCCCGCTGGAGGACCTGCCCAGCGGCGAGAGCTGGCTGCAGCACAGGGTGCGGCTGGGGGCCCTCGGCCAGGTGCCGCGGGACTTCTATGCCGGCGTCTGGGAGCTGCTGCACCATTGCCGCGGCATCGTGATCGGCGACAAGCTGGAGCGCCGCAACAGGCTGGCCAGCGCCCCTCTGCTGAGCGAGAAGACGCCGGGGGAAAAGAACTTCGCGGCCCTGGTGGAGCACCTGCTGAGCAAGATCGAGGCTCCGGAATACCGCCAGCTCTGCACCGAAACCCTCGTCACCCTGATGGCCTTCGTGGGAGCCAACCCCCAGGTGCGCTTCGAGGACGATCTGGCGCTCGATGTGGTGATCGGCCACGCCGTGCGAGTGGGCTGGCAGCTGTGCCATCCGCAGATTCCGCCCGAGGCCTACACCCTGCACAAGGCGGCCGCCTGGGAGGCCTTCTACAACGCCTCACCGGCCGCCTGCCGCCGCTGGCAACTGGAGGCGCTGCGGCAGCTCACGCTTGAGGAGGACTGA
- a CDS encoding Gfo/Idh/MocA family protein — MNPVRVGVIGIGNMGWHHARVLSLIKDAHLVGVADPDSRRGQLATEQFDCRWFASFEELLPLVDAVCIAVPTLLHHSVGLRCLEAGRHVLIEKPIAASQEEASELIQAAEAAGVLLQVGHIERFNPAFRELMRVVAGEEVVVLEARRHSPHPDRANDVSVVLDLMIHDIDLVLELAGAPVVRLAAAGGRSAEGPIDYVNATLAFANGVVASLTASKMAHRKIRSLSAHCRASLVETDFLNRTLHIHRRAHETVSAEHGELVYRSDGVIEEVSTTSIEPLYAELEHFLQCVRGRDVPAVDGLQASRALLLADLIEQCVEQPNLCMTLEQPL, encoded by the coding sequence ATGAACCCTGTGCGTGTGGGTGTCATTGGCATCGGCAACATGGGCTGGCACCACGCCCGGGTGCTCAGCCTGATCAAGGATGCCCACCTGGTCGGCGTGGCCGACCCGGACTCCCGCCGTGGCCAGCTCGCCACCGAACAGTTCGACTGCCGCTGGTTCGCCTCCTTCGAGGAGCTGCTGCCGCTGGTGGATGCGGTCTGCATCGCCGTGCCCACCCTGCTGCACCATTCGGTGGGGCTGCGCTGTCTGGAGGCGGGCCGCCACGTGCTGATCGAGAAGCCGATCGCCGCCAGTCAGGAGGAGGCCAGTGAGCTGATCCAGGCGGCGGAGGCGGCCGGCGTGCTGCTCCAGGTGGGGCACATCGAGCGGTTCAATCCCGCCTTTCGCGAGTTGATGCGGGTGGTGGCCGGGGAAGAGGTGGTGGTGCTGGAGGCGCGCCGCCACAGTCCCCATCCCGATCGCGCCAACGACGTGTCCGTGGTGCTCGATCTGATGATCCACGACATCGATCTGGTGCTGGAGCTGGCCGGCGCCCCGGTGGTGCGGCTGGCGGCCGCCGGGGGCCGCTCCGCAGAGGGGCCGATCGACTACGTGAACGCCACCCTGGCCTTCGCCAACGGGGTGGTGGCCAGCCTCACCGCCAGCAAGATGGCCCACCGCAAGATCCGCAGCCTCAGCGCCCACTGCCGCGCCTCCCTGGTGGAAACCGACTTCCTCAACCGCACCCTGCACATTCACCGCCGCGCCCATGAGACCGTGAGCGCCGAGCACGGGGAGCTGGTGTACCGCTCCGATGGGGTGATCGAGGAGGTGAGCACCACCTCGATCGAGCCGCTCTATGCGGAGCTGGAGCACTTCCTCCAGTGCGTGCGTGGCCGGGATGTGCCGGCGGTGGATGGACTCCAGGCCTCGCGGGCCCTGCTGCTCGCCGACCTGATCGAGCAGTGCGTGGAGCAGCCCAACCTGTGCATGACCCTGGAGCAGCCGCTCTGA
- a CDS encoding hemolysin family protein: MLLLALLVLVLLLAFFSAGELAVIKIRPSRVSQLLESGEPGARAVSLLQRRLRRVLVATQLGAVLALVALGWAGRSVADRLTEAWAGSSLPASWLDGIVFLVLVLLATLLGGLAPKAWVLHNPEASALRLSPLLAAVSRSLAPVIGLIERLSAILLRLLGLPRNWDELVPMLSAGELETLIESGSVTGLMPDERNILEGVFSLRDTLVREVMVPRSGMVTLPLDVTFAELMRAVHDTAHARFPVIGTSLDDVKGLLDLRRLADPIARGQLSADSPLAPYMLPVTQVQESTPLADLLPLIRSGQPLLVVVDEHGGTEGLVTVADLTSEIVGDDDEPQDGEGELHELAEGCWSVAGDLEIFELNRHLPVPLPEADGHHTLAGFLLERLQHIPAAGEGVRWKGYQFRILAMDGPRIARVEIERRPETPPSPAAQDAEKAEESSDRR, translated from the coding sequence ATCCTGCTTCTGGCGTTGCTCGTGCTAGTTCTGCTACTGGCCTTCTTCTCCGCCGGCGAACTGGCGGTGATCAAGATCCGCCCCAGCCGCGTGAGTCAGCTGCTGGAGAGCGGCGAACCCGGCGCCAGGGCCGTGTCCTTGCTGCAGCGCCGCCTGCGGCGGGTGCTGGTGGCCACCCAGCTGGGCGCCGTGCTGGCGCTGGTGGCGCTGGGCTGGGCTGGCCGCTCGGTGGCGGACCGGCTCACCGAGGCCTGGGCGGGCTCCTCACTGCCTGCGTCCTGGCTGGACGGGATCGTGTTTCTGGTGCTGGTGCTGCTGGCCACCCTGCTCGGTGGTCTGGCGCCGAAGGCCTGGGTGCTGCACAACCCCGAGGCTTCGGCGTTGCGGCTCTCCCCCCTGCTGGCCGCCGTGAGCCGGAGCCTGGCCCCGGTGATCGGCCTGATCGAGCGGCTCTCGGCCATCCTGCTGCGTCTGCTGGGATTGCCGCGCAACTGGGACGAGCTCGTGCCGATGCTCTCGGCCGGCGAGCTGGAAACCCTGATCGAGTCGGGCAGCGTCACCGGCCTGATGCCGGATGAGCGCAACATCCTCGAGGGCGTGTTCTCCCTGCGGGACACCCTGGTGCGGGAGGTGATGGTGCCGCGCTCCGGCATGGTCACCCTGCCCCTGGACGTCACCTTCGCGGAGTTGATGCGGGCCGTGCACGACACCGCCCATGCCCGCTTCCCCGTGATCGGCACCTCGCTGGATGACGTGAAGGGCCTGCTGGATCTGCGGCGTCTCGCCGATCCGATCGCCCGGGGCCAGCTCAGTGCCGATTCCCCCCTGGCGCCCTACATGCTGCCGGTGACCCAGGTGCAGGAGAGCACCCCCCTGGCCGATCTGCTTCCCCTGATCCGCAGCGGCCAGCCCCTGCTGGTGGTGGTGGACGAGCACGGCGGCACCGAGGGGCTGGTCACGGTGGCCGACCTCACCAGCGAGATCGTGGGCGATGACGACGAGCCCCAGGACGGAGAAGGTGAGCTTCACGAGCTGGCCGAAGGCTGCTGGTCGGTGGCGGGGGATCTCGAGATCTTCGAGCTGAACCGCCATCTGCCCGTCCCCCTGCCGGAGGCGGACGGCCATCACACCCTGGCCGGCTTTCTGCTGGAGCGGTTGCAGCACATCCCGGCGGCCGGGGAAGGGGTGCGCTGGAAGGGCTATCAATTCCGGATCCTGGCCATGGATGGCCCCCGCATCGCCAGGGTGGAGATCGAGCGCCGGCCCGAAACCCCGCCATCGCCAGCCGCCCAGGATGCCGAAAAGGCGGAGGAGAGCAGCGATCGCCGATAA
- a CDS encoding glycosyltransferase, with translation MPARNAAQDLPGFLESVALFCDAVVALDDGSTDNTASLLASSSLVRILLANPRRETYHGWDDAANRARLLEAASALKPRWLLWLDADERLDPAEGQALRQFITAQAMADSAYGFRVFPLRNDLEHYEERCLWVYRLFHHAPGQILEGRRLHLFPIPAQIPRSRWRRTTLRIQHLGGLTAARRRSRYDKYRQADPACEFQTDYRALLRDPPAALPRWTPRSPHEPMLWEEVVATASSTGSAPGHAARGLSISFLVLLPGDAAELPCPGFEGDPLEILQPGDADGLDHELLLVDNAVSVLPEATPPQASPEGVGLESVALNGLAINTRLVEAKGEIVCFLAPWLHYSPGAFRRMVEAHRRGFAMVTGAHHHADQLSGDRSLPPSSGDSMGAVLGTPPDLCSWRRDALLEIGGFPPMLRLPCRDLNAALMAAGWQAYAAAGVQMDRSGPVTVSHPS, from the coding sequence GTGCCGGCCCGCAACGCGGCTCAGGATCTCCCTGGCTTTCTGGAGTCTGTGGCCCTGTTCTGCGATGCGGTGGTGGCCCTGGATGATGGCAGCACAGACAACACCGCGAGCCTGTTGGCTTCCAGCAGCCTGGTGAGGATCCTGCTGGCGAATCCCCGCCGTGAGACGTACCACGGCTGGGATGACGCCGCCAACCGGGCACGGTTGCTTGAGGCGGCGAGCGCTCTCAAGCCCCGCTGGCTCCTGTGGCTGGATGCGGATGAGCGTCTCGATCCTGCTGAGGGTCAGGCCTTGCGCCAGTTCATCACGGCACAGGCCATGGCCGATTCCGCCTACGGCTTTCGGGTGTTCCCGCTACGCAACGACCTTGAGCATTACGAGGAGCGGTGCCTGTGGGTGTACCGGCTGTTTCATCATGCCCCGGGTCAGATTCTTGAAGGCCGTCGGCTCCATCTGTTCCCGATTCCAGCCCAGATCCCTCGGTCGCGTTGGCGACGGACCACCCTCAGAATCCAGCATCTCGGCGGTCTGACCGCCGCACGCCGCAGGAGCCGGTATGACAAGTACCGGCAGGCTGACCCGGCGTGCGAATTCCAGACGGACTACCGCGCACTTCTACGCGATCCCCCTGCGGCTCTGCCCCGTTGGACACCCCGTTCACCCCATGAACCCATGCTCTGGGAGGAGGTCGTCGCCACGGCGTCATCGACCGGCAGCGCCCCGGGCCATGCGGCCAGAGGGTTGTCGATCTCATTTCTGGTTCTTTTACCTGGGGATGCTGCAGAACTGCCATGCCCCGGCTTCGAGGGGGATCCTCTGGAGATCCTGCAGCCGGGGGATGCCGATGGCCTTGACCATGAACTTCTCCTGGTGGACAACGCTGTCTCTGTCCTTCCAGAAGCGACGCCCCCGCAGGCCAGTCCCGAGGGCGTCGGGCTTGAGTCCGTTGCCTTGAATGGCCTGGCGATCAATACCAGGCTGGTGGAGGCGAAGGGTGAAATCGTGTGCTTTCTGGCTCCCTGGCTGCATTACTCGCCCGGAGCTTTCCGGCGGATGGTGGAGGCGCACCGCCGCGGCTTCGCCATGGTGACAGGTGCCCATCACCATGCTGACCAGCTTTCTGGCGACCGTTCCCTGCCCCCTTCTTCTGGTGACTCCATGGGCGCCGTGCTCGGCACCCCTCCGGACCTGTGCAGTTGGAGGCGCGATGCGCTCCTCGAAATCGGAGGGTTTCCGCCGATGCTCCGCCTCCCTTGTCGTGACCTCAACGCCGCCCTGATGGCCGCGGGATGGCAGGCCTATGCCGCCGCGGGTGTGCAGATGGACCGCTCCGGGCCGGTGACCGTGTCACATCCGTCCTAG
- a CDS encoding YdcF family protein, translating into MPPASTISGSTHSITAHAIAPSESLFQKDSSLTQELTQYIFLEERLSTFDVAICLGCTSYSKPIRKGIQLYHSGHCSKLLLTGGENARLKGNEAMLMAGLALAAGIPSRDLIVDPCASNTLENCTNAIDLLHRHQHSLPPASRRKPRTALVAIHFHSRRALETFRWVSDGEVLPTVIPYPSSYYTYRDWFQSQRGCRDVLGEIARMETYLPLGFSPELEYLVSRLRSYSVPSTKAQV; encoded by the coding sequence GTGCCACCAGCGTCCACCATCTCAGGCTCGACCCACTCGATCACTGCTCACGCAATAGCGCCTTCTGAATCACTGTTCCAGAAAGACTCAAGCCTCACTCAAGAGCTTACCCAGTACATATTTCTCGAAGAAAGACTCAGCACTTTCGACGTAGCCATATGCCTTGGCTGTACGAGCTATAGCAAGCCCATTCGAAAAGGAATCCAGCTTTATCACTCGGGCCACTGCAGCAAGCTGTTGCTCACAGGCGGGGAGAACGCAAGACTCAAAGGAAACGAGGCGATGCTCATGGCAGGGCTTGCTTTGGCGGCGGGCATCCCCAGCAGGGATCTGATCGTTGACCCCTGTGCATCGAACACCCTGGAGAACTGCACGAACGCCATCGATCTTTTGCATCGCCACCAACACAGTCTGCCCCCAGCATCGCGACGGAAGCCGAGGACAGCCCTTGTCGCCATTCACTTTCACAGCCGTCGCGCACTGGAGACATTTCGATGGGTCAGTGACGGTGAAGTGCTCCCTACCGTGATTCCCTATCCGAGCTCCTATTATACCTATCGCGACTGGTTTCAGTCGCAGCGGGGATGTCGAGACGTACTGGGCGAAATCGCACGCATGGAGACCTATCTTCCTCTCGGCTTTTCCCCTGAACTTGAATATCTAGTATCCAGGCTCCGCAGTTATTCCGTGCCAAGCACAAAAGCACAGGTGTGA